In the Oreochromis aureus strain Israel breed Guangdong linkage group 14, ZZ_aureus, whole genome shotgun sequence genome, one interval contains:
- the rcbtb2 gene encoding RCC1 and BTB domain-containing protein 2, whose amino-acid sequence MLDVGKWPVFALLPPEELRLIRQACVFGSAANEALYVTVNDEVFALGTNCSGCLGLGDLQSTIEPRRIDVLCGKKIVSLSYGTGPHVVIATADGDVYAWGHNGYSQLGNGTTNHGLTPALVSTNLLSKRVTEVACGSHHTIALTTDGEVYAWGYNNSGQVGSGSTANQPTPRRVSSCLQNKVVVNIACGQLCSMAVLDNGEIYGWGYNCNGQLGLGNNGNQQTPCRIAALQGVNIVQVACGYAHTLALTDEGFVYAWGANSYGQLGTGNKSNQALPTPINTDKERIVEVAACHTSHTSAAKTQSGQVLMWGQCRGQAVASPHLTHFSSTDDVFACFATPAVTWHLLSVDGDDYLTVAQSLKKEFDSPDISDLKFLVDGKCIHVHKALLKIRCEHFRTLLNETDQDAIEIHQFSYLVYRAFLEYLYTDTINLPPEDAIGLLDLATFYRETRLKRLCQETIKRGISEENAITLLSAAVKYEARDLEEFCFKFCVNHLTAVTQTQAFADMDHDLLKNFISKASRYGAFKN is encoded by the exons ATGCTGGACGTGGGAAAGTGGCCAGTGTTTGCACTTCTTCCTCCTGAGGAACTCCGGCTTATCCGGCAGGCTTGTGTATTTGGCAGTGCCGCAAATGAAGCCCTCTATGTCACAGTTAATGATGAG gTCTTCGCTTTAGGGACCAACTGTAGCGGCTGTTTAGGGCTCGGAGATCTTCAAAGCACTATTGAGCCACGCAGGATTGATGTCTTGTGTGGAAAGAAGATTGTGTCTCTAAGCTATGGAACGGGGCCACATGTGGTTATCGCCACTGCAG ATGGAGATGTGTATGCCTGGGGCCACAATGGCTACAGCCAGCTCGGAAATGGCACCACCAACCATGGGCTGACCCCTGCCCTGGTGTCCACTAATCTCCTCAGCAAGAGAGTGACAGAAGTGGCCTGTGGCTCCCACCACACTATTGCCCTAACAACTGATGGAGAG GTGTACGCGTGGGGTTACAACAACTCTGGACAAGTTGGTTCAGGTTCTACTGCCAACCAGCCGACACCGCGTCGGGTCAGCAGCTGCCTGCAAAACAAGGTCGTGGTAAACATAGCCTGTGGTCAGCTCTGCTCTATGGCTGTACTGGACAATGGAGAG ATCTATGGTTGGGGCTATAATTGCAATGGACAGCTAGGTTTGGGCAATAATGGAAACCAGCAGACACCATGCCGAATCGCTGCCCTCCAGGGTGTAAACATTGTACAG GTCGCTTGTGGATATGCACACACATTGGCACTGACAGATGAGGGATTTGTTTATGCTTGGGGAGCCAACTCATACGGGCAGTTGGGCACAGGCAATAAGAGTAACCAAGCGCTCCCCACTcctataaacacagacaaggaGAG GATAGTCGAAGTGGCTGCATGTCACACCAGTCACACGTCAGCAGCCAAGACACAGAGTGGACAAGTTCTGATGTGGGGTCAGTGTCGAGGTCAGGCTGTAGCCAGTCCACATCTCACACATTTCAGCAGCACTGACGATGTGTTCGCTTGCTTTGCCACACCGGCAGTCACGTGGCACCTCCTCTCAGTAG ATGGTGATGATTACCTCACAGTTGCCCAGTCTTTGAAGAAGGAGTTTGACAGTCCAGATATCTCTGATCTGAAGTTCTTGGTTGATGGAAAGTGCATCCATGTCCACAAAGCTCTGCTGAAAATCAG GTGTGAGCATTTCCGAACACTGCTGAATGAAACTGACCAGGATGCTATAGAAATTCATCAGTTCTCATACTTGGTGTACAGAGCCTTCTTGGAGTATCTCTACACTGACACTATAAACCTGCCACCAGAGGATGCTATTG GGTTGCTTGACTTGGCCACGTTCTACCGAGAAACGAGACTGAAGAGGCTGTGCCAGGAAACGATCAAGAGAGGCATTTCTGAAGAAAACGCCATCACTTTGCTCTCTGCTGCTGTCAAGTATGAGGCGCGG GACCTGGAGGAGTTCTGCTTCAAGTTTTGTGTCAACCACCTAACGGCTGTCACGCAGACCCAGGCCTTTGCAGACATGGATCACGACCTGCTCAAGAACTTCATTAGTAAAGCCAGTCGCTATGGGGCCTTCAAAAACTGA
- the LOC116329240 gene encoding lysophosphatidic acid receptor 6-like encodes MIMYNNSSISNSCVKNDGFKYPLYSTVFSIVFVVGLITNVVAIYIFSCSLKMRNETTTYMMNLVLSDLLFVFTLPLRVFYFINQNWPFGGILCKLSVSLFYTNMYGSILFLTCISVDRFLAIVHPFRSRTLRTKRNAKIVCIAVWVLVLSGSIPTGFLLDTTSNEKGNATFCFENFSSKQWKASLSKVVIFIETVGFLIPLLLNVCCSIMVLQTLRRPQTISRGGNLNKKKILRMIIVHLTIFCFCFIPYNVNLVFYALVRTKILGGCYEESVVRTIYPVALCIAVSNCCFDPIVYYFTSETIQNSFKRKSQATINYESKFSEALQSESTTNLQCSLSHLKAKVFHGESSV; translated from the coding sequence ATGATAATGTACAACAACTCTTCAATATCCAACTCATGCGTCAAGAATGATGGGTTCAAATATCCACTGTACAGTACGGTCTTCAGTATTGTATTTGTTGTTGGACTTATCACCAACGTTGTGGCCATCTATATATTCTCCTGCtctctgaaaatgagaaatGAGACCACAACCTACATGATGAACTTGGTATTGTCTGACCTTCTGTTTGTCTTCACCCTGCCGCTACGGGTCTTCTATTTCATCAACCAGAACTGGCCTTTTGGAGGGATTCTCTGTAAACTGTCTGTGTCACTTTTCTACACCAACATGTATGGCAGTATTCTCTTCCTCACCTGCATTAGCGTGGACAGGTTTTTGGCCATTGTGCACCCCTTTCGTTCGAGGACGCTCAGGACCAAGCGCAATGCTAAAATAGTATGTATTGCTGTATGGGTGCTGGTGCTTTCAGGCAGTATCCCCACAGGATTCTTGTTGGATACCACCTCAAACGAAAAAGGAAATGCCACTTTCTGCTTTGAGAACTTCTCATCCAAGCAGTGGAAAGCATCCCTCTCTAAAGTGGTGATTTTCATAGAGACAGTAGGCTTCCTCATCCCCCTGCTACTCAACGTATGTTGCTCCATCATGGTGTTACAGACTCTGCGCCGTCCCCAAACTATCAGCCGTGGTGGGAACTTGAACAAGAAAAAGATCCTGCGTATGATAATCGTGCACCTTAccattttctgtttctgttttatcccCTACAATGTAAACCTGGTTTTCTATGCTCTAGTCCGTACTAAAATTTTAGGAGGCTGTTATGAGGAGTCGGTGGTTCGAACCATCTATCCAGTAGCCCTCTGCATTGCTGTATCCAACTGCTGCTTTGATCCCATTGTTTACTACTTCACCTCAGAGACCATTCAGAATAGCTTCAAGAGGAAGTCTCAGGCCACCATTAACTATGAGAGCAAGTTCTCTGAGGCTCTGCAATCAGAATCCACCACCAATCTGCAGTGTAGCCTAAGTCATCTAAAAGCTAAAGTCTTTCACGGTGAGTCTTCAGTGTGA
- the nek3 gene encoding serine/threonine-protein kinase Nek3 isoform X2 — protein MWRSSMEKYSLVKVIGEGSFGRAVLVRCKSSQEKYVLKEIQLPKNQSKLENSRREAILLSRMKHPNIVAFREAFEADELLCIVMEYCSGGDLLQRIKQQKSNQFSVDNILKWFAEMCAGAKHIHDQRVLHRDLKSKNIFLTDNGTIKLGDFGSACILNSSKAYAHAYVGTPYYVAPEVWDNKPYNNKSDVWSLGCVLYELCTLRHPFQASSWKSLILKVCRGAYPPLPSHLPYELQYLVKQMFKTNPKDRPSLHTILTSHRVSRLLRIHLPSQASEREERARHTGRWNREEGKNVARLLGEKSLIKTSTSEGMELPKSCFESRDPAPRKQWSTEPSDTVLQVLANASLVSSESMTSTGQTSTSSTHEGEPEDSRQRRRWERNPPERLLSLLEKAQLSKASSTFIINRGENPLLGPLSHPQGDDTDGPEQELVIDEYRLQPRSDDEDTDFEEESPCDWMDEAEKIFL, from the exons ATGTGGAGAAGCTCGATGGAGAAATACTCACTTGTTAAAGTGATCGGTGAAGGCTCCTTTGGCCGGGCCGTGTTAGTGCGATGTAAAAGCAGTCAGGAAAAATATGTGCTGAAGGAGATTCAGCTGCCAAAG aATCAGTCCAAACTGGAGAATTCGAGGAGGGAAGCCATCCTGCTGTCCAGAATGAAACATCCTAATATTGTGGCTTTCAGGGAGGCATTCGAGG CTGATGAACTCCTGTGTATTGTGATGGAGTACTGCAGCGGAGGAGATCTGCTCCAGAGGATTAAGCAACAGAAGTCAAACCAGTTCAGTGTTGATAAT ATCTTGAAGTGGTTCGCTGAAATGTGCGCAGGTGCAAAGCATATCCATGATCAGCGAGTTCTGCACAGAGATCTGAAATCCAAG AACATTTTCCTGACAGATAATGGGACAATCAAGCTTGGAGACTTTGGCTCGGCCTGTATTCTGAACAG CTCGAAGGCTTACGCTCATGCATATGTTGGAACTCCGTATTATGTGGCACCAGAAGTCTGGGACAATAAGCCGTACAACAATAAGAG TGACGTGTGGTCTCTAGGCTGCGTCCTGTACGAGCTCTGCACCCTGCGACACCCG TTCCAGGCATCCAGCTGGAAAAGCCTGATTCTTAAGGTGTGCCGGGGTGCATACCCTCCTCTCCCCAGTCATCTTCCTTATGAGTTGCAGTACTTGGTCAAGCAGATGTTCAAGACAAACCCAAAAGACAGACCGTCCCTGCACACCATCCTGACCTCTCACAGGGTTTCTAGACTCTTGCGTATACACCTGCCCTCCCAG GCCTCAGAGAGGGAGGAGCGGGCGAGGCATACAGGTCGATGGAACAGAGAGGAGGGAAAGAATGTGGCTCGTCTTCTGGGAGAGAagagtttaataaaaacatcaacatcTGAAG GTATGGAGTTACCAAAAAGCTGCTTTGAAAGCAGAGACCCCGCCCCTCGAAAGCAGTGGTCTACTGAGCCATCAGACACCGTGCTGCAGGTGTTAGCTAATGCCAGTCTGGTTTCATCTGAAAGTATGACATCAACTGGCCAAACCTCCACTAGTTCTACTCATGAAG GGGAGCCAGAGGACAGCAGGCAGAGAAGAAGATGGGAAAGAAATCCTCCTGAGAGGCTTCTGAGTCTGCTGGAGAAGGCTCAGCTGAGCAAAGCCTCCAGCACCTTCATAATAAACAGAG GTGAAAACCCTCTGTTGGGACCCCTCTCCCATCCTCAGGGTGATGACACCGATGGGCCTGAACAAGAGCTGGTTATAGACGAGTACCGACTGCAGCCACGCTCTGATGATGAAGACAC GGACTTTGAAGAAGAATCTCCATGTGACTGGATGGATGAAGctgagaaaatatttttgtaa
- the nek3 gene encoding serine/threonine-protein kinase Nek3 isoform X1 — MWRSSMEKYSLVKVIGEGSFGRAVLVRCKSSQEKYVLKEIQLPKNQSKLENSRREAILLSRMKHPNIVAFREAFEADELLCIVMEYCSGGDLLQRIKQQKSNQFSVDNILKWFAEMCAGAKHIHDQRVLHRDLKSKNIFLTDNGTIKLGDFGSACILNSSKAYAHAYVGTPYYVAPEVWDNKPYNNKSDVWSLGCVLYELCTLRHPFQASSWKSLILKVCRGAYPPLPSHLPYELQYLVKQMFKTNPKDRPSLHTILTSHRVSRLLRIHLPSQASEREERARHTGRWNREEGKNVARLLGEKSLIKTSTSEGMELPKSCFESRDPAPRKQWSTEPSDTVLQVLANASLVSSESMTSTGQTSTSSTHEGEPEDSRQRRRWERNPPERLLSLLEKAQLSKASSTFIINRGLLKCENPLLGPLSHPQGDDTDGPEQELVIDEYRLQPRSDDEDTDFEEESPCDWMDEAEKIFL, encoded by the exons ATGTGGAGAAGCTCGATGGAGAAATACTCACTTGTTAAAGTGATCGGTGAAGGCTCCTTTGGCCGGGCCGTGTTAGTGCGATGTAAAAGCAGTCAGGAAAAATATGTGCTGAAGGAGATTCAGCTGCCAAAG aATCAGTCCAAACTGGAGAATTCGAGGAGGGAAGCCATCCTGCTGTCCAGAATGAAACATCCTAATATTGTGGCTTTCAGGGAGGCATTCGAGG CTGATGAACTCCTGTGTATTGTGATGGAGTACTGCAGCGGAGGAGATCTGCTCCAGAGGATTAAGCAACAGAAGTCAAACCAGTTCAGTGTTGATAAT ATCTTGAAGTGGTTCGCTGAAATGTGCGCAGGTGCAAAGCATATCCATGATCAGCGAGTTCTGCACAGAGATCTGAAATCCAAG AACATTTTCCTGACAGATAATGGGACAATCAAGCTTGGAGACTTTGGCTCGGCCTGTATTCTGAACAG CTCGAAGGCTTACGCTCATGCATATGTTGGAACTCCGTATTATGTGGCACCAGAAGTCTGGGACAATAAGCCGTACAACAATAAGAG TGACGTGTGGTCTCTAGGCTGCGTCCTGTACGAGCTCTGCACCCTGCGACACCCG TTCCAGGCATCCAGCTGGAAAAGCCTGATTCTTAAGGTGTGCCGGGGTGCATACCCTCCTCTCCCCAGTCATCTTCCTTATGAGTTGCAGTACTTGGTCAAGCAGATGTTCAAGACAAACCCAAAAGACAGACCGTCCCTGCACACCATCCTGACCTCTCACAGGGTTTCTAGACTCTTGCGTATACACCTGCCCTCCCAG GCCTCAGAGAGGGAGGAGCGGGCGAGGCATACAGGTCGATGGAACAGAGAGGAGGGAAAGAATGTGGCTCGTCTTCTGGGAGAGAagagtttaataaaaacatcaacatcTGAAG GTATGGAGTTACCAAAAAGCTGCTTTGAAAGCAGAGACCCCGCCCCTCGAAAGCAGTGGTCTACTGAGCCATCAGACACCGTGCTGCAGGTGTTAGCTAATGCCAGTCTGGTTTCATCTGAAAGTATGACATCAACTGGCCAAACCTCCACTAGTTCTACTCATGAAG GGGAGCCAGAGGACAGCAGGCAGAGAAGAAGATGGGAAAGAAATCCTCCTGAGAGGCTTCTGAGTCTGCTGGAGAAGGCTCAGCTGAGCAAAGCCTCCAGCACCTTCATAATAAACAGAGGTCTGCTGAAGT GTGAAAACCCTCTGTTGGGACCCCTCTCCCATCCTCAGGGTGATGACACCGATGGGCCTGAACAAGAGCTGGTTATAGACGAGTACCGACTGCAGCCACGCTCTGATGATGAAGACAC GGACTTTGAAGAAGAATCTCCATGTGACTGGATGGATGAAGctgagaaaatatttttgtaa
- the nek3 gene encoding serine/threonine-protein kinase Nek3 isoform X3, with the protein MLQPGNQSKLENSRREAILLSRMKHPNIVAFREAFEADELLCIVMEYCSGGDLLQRIKQQKSNQFSVDNILKWFAEMCAGAKHIHDQRVLHRDLKSKNIFLTDNGTIKLGDFGSACILNSSKAYAHAYVGTPYYVAPEVWDNKPYNNKSDVWSLGCVLYELCTLRHPFQASSWKSLILKVCRGAYPPLPSHLPYELQYLVKQMFKTNPKDRPSLHTILTSHRVSRLLRIHLPSQASEREERARHTGRWNREEGKNVARLLGEKSLIKTSTSEGMELPKSCFESRDPAPRKQWSTEPSDTVLQVLANASLVSSESMTSTGQTSTSSTHEGEPEDSRQRRRWERNPPERLLSLLEKAQLSKASSTFIINRGLLKCENPLLGPLSHPQGDDTDGPEQELVIDEYRLQPRSDDEDTDFEEESPCDWMDEAEKIFL; encoded by the exons ATGCTGCAGCCTGGG aATCAGTCCAAACTGGAGAATTCGAGGAGGGAAGCCATCCTGCTGTCCAGAATGAAACATCCTAATATTGTGGCTTTCAGGGAGGCATTCGAGG CTGATGAACTCCTGTGTATTGTGATGGAGTACTGCAGCGGAGGAGATCTGCTCCAGAGGATTAAGCAACAGAAGTCAAACCAGTTCAGTGTTGATAAT ATCTTGAAGTGGTTCGCTGAAATGTGCGCAGGTGCAAAGCATATCCATGATCAGCGAGTTCTGCACAGAGATCTGAAATCCAAG AACATTTTCCTGACAGATAATGGGACAATCAAGCTTGGAGACTTTGGCTCGGCCTGTATTCTGAACAG CTCGAAGGCTTACGCTCATGCATATGTTGGAACTCCGTATTATGTGGCACCAGAAGTCTGGGACAATAAGCCGTACAACAATAAGAG TGACGTGTGGTCTCTAGGCTGCGTCCTGTACGAGCTCTGCACCCTGCGACACCCG TTCCAGGCATCCAGCTGGAAAAGCCTGATTCTTAAGGTGTGCCGGGGTGCATACCCTCCTCTCCCCAGTCATCTTCCTTATGAGTTGCAGTACTTGGTCAAGCAGATGTTCAAGACAAACCCAAAAGACAGACCGTCCCTGCACACCATCCTGACCTCTCACAGGGTTTCTAGACTCTTGCGTATACACCTGCCCTCCCAG GCCTCAGAGAGGGAGGAGCGGGCGAGGCATACAGGTCGATGGAACAGAGAGGAGGGAAAGAATGTGGCTCGTCTTCTGGGAGAGAagagtttaataaaaacatcaacatcTGAAG GTATGGAGTTACCAAAAAGCTGCTTTGAAAGCAGAGACCCCGCCCCTCGAAAGCAGTGGTCTACTGAGCCATCAGACACCGTGCTGCAGGTGTTAGCTAATGCCAGTCTGGTTTCATCTGAAAGTATGACATCAACTGGCCAAACCTCCACTAGTTCTACTCATGAAG GGGAGCCAGAGGACAGCAGGCAGAGAAGAAGATGGGAAAGAAATCCTCCTGAGAGGCTTCTGAGTCTGCTGGAGAAGGCTCAGCTGAGCAAAGCCTCCAGCACCTTCATAATAAACAGAGGTCTGCTGAAGT GTGAAAACCCTCTGTTGGGACCCCTCTCCCATCCTCAGGGTGATGACACCGATGGGCCTGAACAAGAGCTGGTTATAGACGAGTACCGACTGCAGCCACGCTCTGATGATGAAGACAC GGACTTTGAAGAAGAATCTCCATGTGACTGGATGGATGAAGctgagaaaatatttttgtaa